One stretch of Eupeodes corollae chromosome 2, idEupCoro1.1, whole genome shotgun sequence DNA includes these proteins:
- the LOC129945681 gene encoding ADP-ribose glycohydrolase OARD1-like isoform X1, whose product MFSRFLVQTSKLIYSNTKQIQHQLRMASTKLKLSEVEGDLFSAPEEYSLAHCVGADFAMGAGIAVKFKQIYGQVNELLAQKISSGGVAVLQDKNRFIYYLVTKPASYGSPTYESLRSSLTEMRDHMKKNNVQKLAIPRIGCGIDGLEWDKVSAELNGVFGNEEIEIVVYVFVPK is encoded by the exons ATGTTCTCAAGATTTCTTGTGCagacttcaaaattgatttattccaACACTAAGC AGATTCAACACCAACTCAGAATGGCTAGTACCAAACTCAAACTTTCCGAAGTCGAAGGAGATTTGTTTTCAGCTCCAGAAGAATACTCGCTAGCCCATTGTGTTGGAGCTGACTTTGCGATGGGTGCTGGAATAGCTGtgaaatttaagcaaatttacGGACAAGTCAACGAATTATTGGCCCAAAAAATCAGTAGTGGAGGTGTCGCTGTACTTCAAGATAAGAATCGTTTCATATACTACCTCGTTACAAAACCAGCCAGCTATGGAAGTCCGACATATGAGAGTCTGCGATCATCTTTAACTGAAATGAGGGATCATATG aaGAAAAACAACGTCCAAAAGTTAGCTATTCCTCGAATCGGTTGCGGTATTGATGGCCTTGAATGGGATAAAGTTAGTGCCGAACTGAATGGCGTTTTTGGCAATGAGGAGATAGAAATAGTCGTGTATGTCTTTGTACCAAAgtag
- the LOC129945681 gene encoding ADP-ribose glycohydrolase OARD1-like isoform X2, with protein sequence MASTKLKLSEVEGDLFSAPEEYSLAHCVGADFAMGAGIAVKFKQIYGQVNELLAQKISSGGVAVLQDKNRFIYYLVTKPASYGSPTYESLRSSLTEMRDHMKKNNVQKLAIPRIGCGIDGLEWDKVSAELNGVFGNEEIEIVVYVFVPK encoded by the exons ATGGCTAGTACCAAACTCAAACTTTCCGAAGTCGAAGGAGATTTGTTTTCAGCTCCAGAAGAATACTCGCTAGCCCATTGTGTTGGAGCTGACTTTGCGATGGGTGCTGGAATAGCTGtgaaatttaagcaaatttacGGACAAGTCAACGAATTATTGGCCCAAAAAATCAGTAGTGGAGGTGTCGCTGTACTTCAAGATAAGAATCGTTTCATATACTACCTCGTTACAAAACCAGCCAGCTATGGAAGTCCGACATATGAGAGTCTGCGATCATCTTTAACTGAAATGAGGGATCATATG aaGAAAAACAACGTCCAAAAGTTAGCTATTCCTCGAATCGGTTGCGGTATTGATGGCCTTGAATGGGATAAAGTTAGTGCCGAACTGAATGGCGTTTTTGGCAATGAGGAGATAGAAATAGTCGTGTATGTCTTTGTACCAAAgtag
- the LOC129945683 gene encoding ADP-ribose glycohydrolase OARD1, with protein sequence MFKITEISGNIFTASEEFSLAHCVGADLKMAKGIAVEFVKRFGQKEQLMKQNVRKGGVAVLKDGYRFIYYLVTKDLSYQPTTYETMYSSLHAMRTHMLTNGVNKLAIPRIGCGVDKLNWTKVKSQIEEVFKNDSIEIVVYNYIQNKN encoded by the exons atgtttaaaataacagAAATAAGTGGAAATATTTTCACTGCAAGTGAAGAATTCTCTTTAGCTCATTGTGTGGGCGCCGATCTTAAAATGGCCAAAGGAATAGCTGTTGAATTTGT gAAACGTTTTGGCCAAAAGGAACAGTTAATGAAGCAAAATGTTCGCAAAGGAGGTGTTGCTGTTCTCAAGGATGgttatagatttatttattatttagttaCAAAGGATCTCAGTTACCAACCCACAACCTACGAGACTATGTATTCGTCACTTCATGCAATGAGGACACACATG CTTACCAACGGAGTTAACAAACTGGCAATACCCAGAATTGGCTGTGGAGTAGATAAGCTCAATTGGACCAAAGTTAAGTCACAAATAgaagaagttttcaaaaatgattcaattgaaattgttgtttataattatattcaaaataaaaattaa
- the LOC129947627 gene encoding dnaJ homolog subfamily B member 13 yields MSKNNSKCELDYYAILNVPRDASKEEITLSYRKLAVLCNPHRDEQHDEDFIPTSWKGDISHLNSLTRGTQWAYINMAFDVLSHPLRREIYDRFGEAGLFQGVALPNGYFHPYMYHGDHLKVYHSVFGSYSPFSNLIDIATNPPPLYSNKNGIGVRIKEPPVEKIIPLDLKEVFFGTMKRMKIFRQEYVDDLETVTEKREKTILVNIPPGTKAGTKFVFANEGDRNPTTIPADIIFITIDKPDTNYLRDGNNLIHVREISLCEALVGFKFSLQTIDDRKLVTLITDVVTQDYEKIIHGEGLPKVNTECNEPEKGNLILRFKINFPILIPRHLKCEVKTLFDKIDEEIKKMS; encoded by the exons atgtcaaaaaacaattcaaaatgtgAATTAGATTATTATGCAATCCTCAATGTTCCTCGAGATGCGAGTAAAGAGGAAATAACATTATCATACAGAAAATTGGCGGTTCTGTGCAATCCCCATAGAGATGAGCAACATGATGAAGATTTTATACCAACGAGCTGGAAAGGAGATATAAGTCACTTGAATAGTCTGACAAGAGGGACGCAATGGGCATACATCAACATGGCATTCGATGTTTTAT CACATCCATTGCGCCGAGAAATCTATGACCGTTTTGGAGAAGCAGGATTATTTCAAGGTGTTGCTTTGCCCAATGGCTATTTTCATCCCTACATGTACCATGGGGATCACTTGAAGGTTTATCATTCTGTGTTTGGATCATATTCACCGTTTTCGAATTTAATTGATATTGCAACAAATCCACCTCCACTCTATTCGAATAAAAATGGTATTGGTGTTCGAATTAAAGAACCTCCAGTGGAAAAAATAATTCCCCttgatttaaaagaagttttctTTGGCACGATGAAAAGAATGAAAATCTTTCGTCAAGAATATGTTGATGATCTTGAAACAGTTACAGAAAAAAG GGAAAAGACTATTTTGGTTAACATCCCCCCAGGAACAAAAGCTGGAACCAAATTCGTCTTTGCCAATGAAGGTGATCGCAATCCAACTACAATACCAgctgatattatttttataacaattgaCAAGCCTGATACAAATTACCTTCGTGACGGGAACAATTTAATTCATGTTCGTGAAATCAGTTTGTGTGAGGCTTTAGTTGGTTTTAAATTCTCTCTACAAACAATTGATGATAGGAAATTAGTTACCCTGATAACAGATGTGGTAACCCAAGATTATGAGAAAATAATTCATGGTGAAGGTTTGCCGAAAGTAAATACTGAATGCAATGAGCcagaaaaaggaaatttaattcttcgttttaaaa TAAATTTTCCAATACTTATTCCACGACATTTAAAATGTGAAGTCAAAACATTGTTTGACAAAATTGATGAAGAAATTAAGAAGATGTCGTGA
- the LOC129945665 gene encoding uncharacterized protein CG1161 yields the protein MESKQLKKLFVTSLIFFVLALEYASSAEAEVVTPNATVPEIPSEPKQTCVCDGALLPRRGENGKEIEICPHCKCKYENRNTTLIKVVVIIVIWIISILVIYMLFLMCLDPLLNKRVKANYQEHTNEDDDTTSVSPQSLPNSAAQELNARANVLNRVGHQQDKWKKQVREQRRHIYDRRTMLN from the exons ATGGaatcaaaacaactgaaaaaattatttgtaacttctttaattttctttgtacTTGCATTGGAATACGCATCATCG GCTGAAGCTGAAGTTGTCACTCCAAATGCAACAGTTCCAGAAATTCCCAGTGAACCAAAACAAACATG TGTTTGCGATGGTGCTCTCTTACCCAGGAGGGGGGAAAAtggaaaagaaattgaaatctGCCCACATTGCAAGTGTAAATACGAAAATCGCAATACGACACTGATTAAG GTTGTTGTGATTATAGTCATTTGGATCATATCGATTCTGGTTATCTATATGTTGTTCTTGATGTGTCTGGATCCACTGCTGAATAAGCGCGTCAAAGCAAACTACCAGGAGCACACCAATGAAGAT GACGACACCACATCAGTTTCTCCGCAATCACTTCCCAACAGTGCCGCACAGGAGCTAAATGCTCGAGCCAATGTCCTTAATCGTGTGGGCCACCAACAGGACAAATGGAAAAAACAAGTACGAGAACAAAGGCGTCATATCTACGATAGACGCACGATGCTTAATTGA